Proteins co-encoded in one Helicoverpa zea isolate HzStark_Cry1AcR chromosome 30, ilHelZeax1.1, whole genome shotgun sequence genomic window:
- the LOC124644643 gene encoding prion-like-(Q/N-rich) domain-bearing protein 25, with protein MWVGYLFLLLGCILHSHPASAVWSCTADSDCSDTEGSVCSDGSCVCPTGQQLVLSGTKCAEAAPYYTSSCFEDFQCSNLFTNFHCRKPVVETDEESTEDSQEEESEITRDASVLEGNCFCQTGFHYFLGRCWRSVDFGGSCTRDEDCLGTLRDPYNMACRENTCACAVGYYERQRGECRRIGAAVGDGCVIDEDCRFNNGVCNQNTFQCIVETSPDVLADIVPRNITTRSGIRSHGTICGATSPCPSPFQCSSLGICVCPSGYYASSDGSVCLAELGSPATDATCVGFLAEVINGICTCPANVYFSENMRDCVKATRRLTDACVTDEMCHTFGAASRCGPPQDPWGFRTCECITEHAVWDESRSMCRLFAGVGEFCEINSDCLAGVLEIECVPNEEGQGVCTCPEGLTNIDGLCLTSGLELDQECQATQECTGTPNTICSGGKCSCDAGYQALDGVCAPTIGGTCARDSDCTIEHTVCYTDSWTCQCGLNFLQYNDECWPVLQGTSSSCSVSAQCTALLGNSSSCVEETCQCDSGYHLRDGRCWPQTGLFSSCSRSSECYLNDMSDRVQCRNSICQCSFDYPYSEELHTCLTASASVNTSSFFVLLIALSYIMLN; from the exons ATGTGGGtgggatatttatttttattattgg GATGCATCCTCCACAGCCACCCAGCGTCAGCGGTCTGGTCATGCACTGCAGACAGCGACTGTTCTGACACAGAAGGGTCTGTTTGTTCTGACGGGAGCTGTGTCTGTCCTACTGGGCAGCAGTTGGTGCTGAGCGGTACTAAGTGTGCTGAGG CTGCCCCATACTACACGTCATCATGCTTCGAAGACTTTCAATGCTCGAACCTGTTCACCAACTTCCACTGTCGGAAACCGGTGGTTGAAACTGATGAGGAATCTACTGAGGACTCTCAAGAAGAAGAGTCAGAAATCACCAGAGATGCATCAG TTCTAGAAGGCAATTGTTTCTGCCAAACTGGGTTCCACTACTTCCTCGGTCGTTGCTGGAGATCTGTGGACTTCGGAGGCAGTTGTACAAGAGATGAAGACTGCCTTGGAACCTTGAGGGACCCTTACAACATGGCCTGTAGAGAAAATACCTGTGCCTGCGCCGTTGGGTATTACGAAAGGCAGAGAGGAGAATGTAGAAGAATCGGCGCTG ctGTTGGAGATGGTTGTGTAATAGATGAAGATTGTCGCTTCAACAATGGCGTCTGCAATCAGAACACATTCCAATGCATTGTGGAGACAAGCC CCGACGTCCTCGCAGACATAGTACCCCGCAACATAACAACTAGATCCGGCATCAGATCGCATGGTACTATCTGTGGAGCCACCAGCCCTTGTCCGTCGCCCTTCCAGTGTTCCTCACTAGGCATCTGTGTATGTCCTAGCGGGTATTACGCTAGTTCCGATGGCAGTGTGTGTTTGGCTG AACTTGGTTCACCAGCAACGGACGCTACCTGCGTTGGTTTCCTAGCAGAAGTCATCAACGGCATATGTACCTGCCCCGCCAATGTGTACTTCAGTGAGAATATGAGGGATTGTGTGAAAG CTACCCGCCGCCTCACAGACGCGTGTGTAACCGACGAGATGTGTCACACCTTCGGAGCGGCATCCCGCTGTGGACCCCCACAAGACCCCTGGGGTTTCAGGACCTGCGAGTGTATCACTGAGCATGCTGTCTGGGATGAGTCGAGATCTATGTGCCGGCTGTTCGCTG gtGTCGGAGAATTTTGCGAAATAAACAGTGATTGTCTAGCTGGCGTGTTGGAGATCGAGTGTGTACCGAATGAAGAGGGCCAGGGAGTGTGCACCTGCCCTGAAGGACTCACCAATATTGACGGCTTGTGTCTTACTAGTGGGCTTG AACTGGACCAGGAATGCCAAGCTACTCAGGAGTGCACGGGAACTCCTAACACCATATGTTCAGGAGGAAAGTGCTCCTGTGATGCTGGGTATCAAGCTCTTGATGGCGTCTGTGCTCCTA CCATCGGAGGAACCTGCGCCAGAGACTCAGACTGTACCATAGAGCACACAGTGTGTTACACCGACTCCTGGACATGTCAATGTGGACTCAACTTCTTACAGTACAATGATGAGTGTTGGCCTG TGCTCCAAGGAACGTCATCCAGTTGTTCAGTATCAGCCCAGTGCACCGCTCTGCTGGGTAACTCCAGCAGTTGTGTGGAAGAGACCTGTCAATGTGACAGCGGATACCACTTGAGAGACGGACGGTGCTGGCCTCAGACTG GACTTTTCAGCAGCTGTTCTCGCAGCAGCGAGTGCTACTTGAACGATATGTCAGATCGGGTGCAGTGCAGAAACAGCATCTGTCAGTGTTCATTTGACTATCCTTACTCTGAGGAGTTGCATACTTGCT TGACGGCTTCAGCATCAGTGAACACCAGTAGTTTCTTCGTACTGCTAATAGCCCTAAgttatattatgttaaattaa